A single genomic interval of Hoplias malabaricus isolate fHopMal1 chromosome 7, fHopMal1.hap1, whole genome shotgun sequence harbors:
- the saysd1 gene encoding SAYSvFN domain-containing protein 1, whose protein sequence is MEQKLTEFRARRRAETEAKKNKEMENTESPKIQTEKSDTSDSPTESQKLQREEILKEKKSSDWLLDSALGQWLGVQRLAFTNLTLLKVLLWLVFLGLFSELDFGLPFFLLSLFYWLYEGLRSPTARKPGELSAYSVFNPDCQPILGTLTAEQLEGEMGYRPMVNRVRT, encoded by the exons ATGGAGCAGAAGCTGACGGAGTTCAGAGCCCGGAGGAGAGCTGAGACTGAAGCgaagaaaaataaagagatgGAGAACACAGAGAGCCCGAAGATCCAGACTGAGAAATCAGACACATCAGATTCCCCAACAGAGAGCCAGAAACTACAGAGAGAAGAGATACTGAAAGAAAAG AAGAGCTCTGACTGGCTGTTGGACAGTGCTCTGGGCCAGTGGCTTGGCGTTCAGCGTTTGGCGTTCACTAATCTGACACTGCTGAAGGTGCTGCTGTGGCTGGTGTTCCTTGGTCTTTTCTCTGAGCTAGATTTTGGGTTGCCGTTCTTCCTCTTGTCTTTGTTTTACTGGCTTTACGAGGGTCTGCGGAGTCCCACTGCGAGGAAACCCGGAGAGCTCAGCGCTTACTCTGTGTTTAATCCTGACTGCCAGCCCATTCTGGGAACTTTAACAGCTGAACAACTGGAGGGAGAGATGGGGTACAGACCCATGGTCAACAGAGTGAGGACATGA